Below is a window of Myxococcales bacterium DNA.
GGCCAGGACGCGGTCGTAGTCGCGGATGCCGCCGCTGGCCTTCACCTGGACGGAGGGCGGGCTGTGGGTGCGCATCAGCACGAGCGCGGCGTCGCTGGCCCCCGCCGGCCCGAAGCCGGTGGACGTCTTCACCCAGTCCACACCCAGGGTCCCGCATAGTTCGCAAAGGATCCGCGTCTCGGATTCGGTCAGGGAAGCGGTCTCGAAGATCACCTTCAGCTTGGCTCGGTGGGCGCGGCACACCTGCAGCACGGCCCCAACGTCAGCGCTCACGGTGGCGAAGTCGCCCCCTTTGACGGCGCTCAGGTTCACCACCATGTCCAGCTCCACGGCGCCGTCCTCGAGGGCCCGCGCGGCCTCCGCCACTTTGGTGGAGGTGCAATGGCCGCCGTGAGGAAAGCCCACCGTGGTGCTGACGCGCGTGGGGCTGCCCGCCAAAACACCGGCAGCCAGTTTTACGGCATAGGGCAGGATGCACACGCTGGCCACGCCATAGGCGCGCGCGCTTTCGCACCCCTCGACCAGCGCCCCGCGGGACAGAGTGGGCGTGAGCAACGCGTGATCGATGAGCTGGGCGATGTCTTCGTACGCGGGTGGGGGCAAACCGGGCATCGCGGCACCCTACCGCGGGCCGACCCAAGAATCACCGAATTGACCCCTTGTGCCCGCCCCGTGCGACCTCACGAGCGATGTCATCCGTGTACGGCACGCGTGGTTCTTCATTCACGAGTTCGCTCCCGCTTGCAGCGGCCTTGGTGCTGGGGGGGCTGCTGCCGCCTGCGGCCTGCACCTCGACAAGCGAGGGGAGCGACGAAGGCGGACCCGGGGACGCGCAGGCCGGGGCGGGGGGCGGGACCTCCTCAGGCGGTCGCGCCGGGGGTGCCACCGGCGCATCTTCGGGCGGTGCCTCGTCCGGGGGCACCACCGGCGGCAGCGCGGGCACCGGTTCGGGCGGGAACGCAGGAAGCGCCCCTGTCTCCGCCGGGGCGTGGCCCACGGGGTGGTCGAAGCGGCGCAGCGCAAAGCCCACCCTCGACGCCCTGGCGAACGCCTGGGAGGGCGGATTGCCGCTGCTCGTCAGTGTTGCCGTCGAAGGCTCCGAGGGCATTCAAGCGCCGGCGGATGCGGGCAAGCTCCGCGTGCTCGACAAAAACGGACAGCCCGTCCCCTACGAGCTCGACAGCGTGAGAAACGGCAAGGCTCTGGTCTGGATTCGCTTCCCGACCCCGGACACTGCGGTGTGGATTTACACGGCCCCCACCGCGGCGGCGCCCGCGGCGCCCGACCCGGCGGACGTCTGGGGCGACGAAGACAGCGTGTGGCACCTCGAGGCGTCCGGGCTCGAGTCGGGACCTCGTGCGCATGACGGCCTTGCCGATCCCGAGGGACCGGGTGTTGCGTTCGCCGAAGGCTTCATCGGAAACGGCTTCGTCGGAGATTCGTCAAAGAAAGCCAACCTCGGCCTCGCGCGCGGCGAGGCCGCCGATGGGCGCCTGCTCTCGGGGGTCAAGGGCTTTACGATCTCGGCCTGGGTGAAGGCGACCGACCTCGCGTTGCTGGGCGACAAACCATTCGACCGCGCAATCCTCTCGGTGGGCACCGACGCCACCGACTCGAACTACAACCATGCCTCGGGCGTACTGGCCATCGGGCTCGCCAAGAGCAACGACGCCGGCGGCAAGGTGGTCGTGGGTGCTCGGCCCAGGGGAGACATGGAAACCGTGACCTCGGAAGGCGCCGTACCCCAAAACCAGTGGACGCACGTCGCAGGGGTGGTCGACATGAAGAGCAAACAGGGGCGCCTCTTCATCAATGGCGAAGCCGCCAGCGCCTGGTTGTCGATGGGCGATCTCGAACTCGACGCCTTCCCAGCCGATCACAAGGCGAAGTCGACCCACATCGGCGCCAGTGCCGGAGGACAGTACGGCTATTTCGACGGTGTGCTCGACGAGATCCGTCTGTCGCGGGTCATGCGCAGCGACGCGTATCTGAAAGCAGTGTTCGCGAACATGCGCGACCCTCAGGCGACGATCTCGGTAGGGCCCGTCGAAAGCAACAACGGCGAGGGTCCGTGAGTTTCGGATCCGCGCCACACGCGAAGGCGTCTTCGCCCGCCGCGAACGGCGCGTGCCGTCGGACGCGCCGAAGGTGTGGGCCGCCCTTTACGTGCTGGGAAAGATCTGCCGATGAGCTCGTACGGGGTACTTTTGTGCCCGCGCGCCGGAATCGTCATCGAGACGGTCCCCCGAATGACCCACCCGGCGTTCGACAAACGACCCAGGGGACGTGGAGTTGGCAATCGACGACAACAGTTGGCTCTCGCTCGCCGGGCCGGAGGACGACGGGGATCCGGCCGAGGGGGCCCCGGACGCGCCCCTGCGCCGGCTCCTCGAACGCGCCCTGCGTGGGTCGTCGGATGCCAGAAACGAGCTGTTCGCGGCCGTGGCCCCGAGGGTCGTCGCCGTGGTGCGAAGCACGCTGGCGCCGGGGGGAACCTCCGACGTGGAGGACGTGGCCCAGGAAGCCTTGATCCGCCTCAACCGGGCGCTACCGAACTACCGCGGCGAGTGCTCCGTGATGTATTTCGCGACCCGCGTGGCGGTGAACACCACGACCGATTTCCTTCGGCGCAAGATCGCCCGGCGCAAGTACGAGGCGGCAGCGGCGCCCCGGCAAGACGATCTGCAGGAGATGCCGCGCCCGGGCGAGTCGCTCGCGCACCGCTCCCGCCTGCGCTTTCTCCTGGAAACGCTGTCCGAAGCCCAGGCGGAAACGCTGCTCTACGTGGCGCTTGGCCACTCGGTGCAGGAGATCGCCCAGGTCATGAGCGTTCCTACCGAAACCGTTCGTTCGCGGCTCCGTTTGGCCCGCCGGGCAGTCCGCCTGAAGATAGAATCCGATCCTGCTAGCAAAGAGCTTTTTGGGGGAGAGCATGAGTGACTCATCCGAGTTTTGGGGAGGCAAGGTCACGCCGCTCGTGACGAGCACACGTTTCGAGCAGGCCCTGCGCAAGGATTCCCGGGTGTCGGCCGCGGACCGGGTGATGGCGGCCAAGCTGCTCGCAGGCACCGCCTTCTTGGCAGAGGTGAGCCCGTCGCGAACG
It encodes the following:
- the deoC gene encoding deoxyribose-phosphate aldolase; protein product: MPGLPPPAYEDIAQLIDHALLTPTLSRGALVEGCESARAYGVASVCILPYAVKLAAGVLAGSPTRVSTTVGFPHGGHCTSTKVAEAARALEDGAVELDMVVNLSAVKGGDFATVSADVGAVLQVCRAHRAKLKVIFETASLTESETRILCELCGTLGVDWVKTSTGFGPAGASDAALVLMRTHSPPSVQVKASGGIRDYDRVLAVRALGVTRVGTSHTAVILDECRRRMGLPPIGAGIASPSAGY
- a CDS encoding LamG domain-containing protein; translated protein: MSSVYGTRGSSFTSSLPLAAALVLGGLLPPAACTSTSEGSDEGGPGDAQAGAGGGTSSGGRAGGATGASSGGASSGGTTGGSAGTGSGGNAGSAPVSAGAWPTGWSKRRSAKPTLDALANAWEGGLPLLVSVAVEGSEGIQAPADAGKLRVLDKNGQPVPYELDSVRNGKALVWIRFPTPDTAVWIYTAPTAAAPAAPDPADVWGDEDSVWHLEASGLESGPRAHDGLADPEGPGVAFAEGFIGNGFVGDSSKKANLGLARGEAADGRLLSGVKGFTISAWVKATDLALLGDKPFDRAILSVGTDATDSNYNHASGVLAIGLAKSNDAGGKVVVGARPRGDMETVTSEGAVPQNQWTHVAGVVDMKSKQGRLFINGEAASAWLSMGDLELDAFPADHKAKSTHIGASAGGQYGYFDGVLDEIRLSRVMRSDAYLKAVFANMRDPQATISVGPVESNNGEGP
- a CDS encoding RNA polymerase sigma factor; this encodes MELAIDDNSWLSLAGPEDDGDPAEGAPDAPLRRLLERALRGSSDARNELFAAVAPRVVAVVRSTLAPGGTSDVEDVAQEALIRLNRALPNYRGECSVMYFATRVAVNTTTDFLRRKIARRKYEAAAAPRQDDLQEMPRPGESLAHRSRLRFLLETLSEAQAETLLYVALGHSVQEIAQVMSVPTETVRSRLRLARRAVRLKIESDPASKELFGGEHE